A genomic window from Punica granatum isolate Tunisia-2019 chromosome 2, ASM765513v2, whole genome shotgun sequence includes:
- the LOC116197370 gene encoding phosphoglycerate mutase-like protein 4 isoform X1, which produces MSASDHRETCRSDGNGNAEIGSVEADYAEIVVVRHGETEWNSDSRIQGHLDVELNQAGKQQAAAVADRLSREGKINSVYSSDLKRAFETAQAIVTACGGLEVIKDPKLRERNLGDLQGLQLKEAANLKPLAYKAFLSNRTDQEIPGGGESIDQLYQRCTSSLQNIARKHKGERVVVVTHGGVIRSLYQRACPSRRFGKVLNTSVNIFHLSDGGNKWVLRSSGDVSHLDRAGFLETGFGGDIKSG; this is translated from the exons ATGTCTGCCTCGGATCACAG GGAGACTTGCCGATCGGACGGCAACGGCAATGCCGAAATCGGCTCGGTCGAGGCCGATTATGCTGAGATCGTGGTAGTGCGTCACGGGGAAACGGAATGGAACTCCGACAGTAGAATTCAG GGCCATCTAGATGTTGAACTAAATCAAGCTGGGAAACAGCAAGCAGCTGCA GTGGCTGATAGACTTTCGAGGGAAGGCAAAATTAATTCAGTATACTCTTCTGACCTTAAGCGGGCTTTTGAGACAGCACAAGCAATTGTGACTGCCTGTGGCGGTTTGGAG gtAATAAAAGACCCAAAGCTACGGGAAAGGAATCTAGGAGATCTTCAAGGCCTTCAGCTTAAAGAGGCAGCAAACCTTAAACCTCTGGCTTATAAGGCCTTTTTGTCTAATCGGACTGATCAAGAAATCCCT GGTGGTGGAGAAAGTATCGATCAACTCTACCAACGATGCACATCTTCGCTTCAAAATATTGCGAGGAAGCACAAAG GGGAACGAGTAGTGGTGGTCACTCACGGGGGAGTAATCCGATCACTTTACCAGCGGGCTTGCCCAAGCAGACGGTTTGGGAAGGTATTGAACACATCAGTCAATATATTCCACTTGTCTGATGGAGGCAACAAGTGGGTCTTGCGATCCTCAGGTGATGTCAGTCATCTCGACCGGGCAGGTTTTCTTGAGACGGGTTTCGGAGGGGATATAAAATCTGGTTGA
- the LOC116197370 gene encoding phosphoglycerate mutase-like protein 4 isoform X2: MSASDHRETCRSDGNGNAEIGSVEADYAEIVVVRHGETEWNSDSRIQGHLDVELNQAGKQQAAAVADRLSREGKINSVYSSDLKRAFETAQAIVTACGGLEVIKDPKLRERNLGDLQGLQLKEAANLKPLAYKAFLSNRTDQEIPIGGKFLVAVKLRLHWEKPDHAEFLSLTKVVEKVSINSTNDAHLRFKILRGSTKGNE; the protein is encoded by the exons ATGTCTGCCTCGGATCACAG GGAGACTTGCCGATCGGACGGCAACGGCAATGCCGAAATCGGCTCGGTCGAGGCCGATTATGCTGAGATCGTGGTAGTGCGTCACGGGGAAACGGAATGGAACTCCGACAGTAGAATTCAG GGCCATCTAGATGTTGAACTAAATCAAGCTGGGAAACAGCAAGCAGCTGCA GTGGCTGATAGACTTTCGAGGGAAGGCAAAATTAATTCAGTATACTCTTCTGACCTTAAGCGGGCTTTTGAGACAGCACAAGCAATTGTGACTGCCTGTGGCGGTTTGGAG gtAATAAAAGACCCAAAGCTACGGGAAAGGAATCTAGGAGATCTTCAAGGCCTTCAGCTTAAAGAGGCAGCAAACCTTAAACCTCTGGCTTATAAGGCCTTTTTGTCTAATCGGACTGATCAAGAAATCCCT ATTGGAGGAAAATTCTTGGTCGCGGTCAAACTAAGGCTACATTGGGAGAAACCAGACCATGCAGAGTTTTTATCACTCACCAa GGTGGTGGAGAAAGTATCGATCAACTCTACCAACGATGCACATCTTCGCTTCAAAATATTGCGAGGAAGCACAAAG GGGAACGAGTAG
- the LOC116197370 gene encoding phosphoglycerate mutase-like protein 4 isoform X3, producing the protein MSASDHRETCRSDGNGNAEIGSVEADYAEIVVVRHGETEWNSDSRIQGHLDVELNQAGKQQAAAVADRLSREGKINSVYSSDLKRAFETAQAIVTACGGLEGGGESIDQLYQRCTSSLQNIARKHKGERVVVVTHGGVIRSLYQRACPSRRFGKVLNTSVNIFHLSDGGNKWVLRSSGDVSHLDRAGFLETGFGGDIKSG; encoded by the exons ATGTCTGCCTCGGATCACAG GGAGACTTGCCGATCGGACGGCAACGGCAATGCCGAAATCGGCTCGGTCGAGGCCGATTATGCTGAGATCGTGGTAGTGCGTCACGGGGAAACGGAATGGAACTCCGACAGTAGAATTCAG GGCCATCTAGATGTTGAACTAAATCAAGCTGGGAAACAGCAAGCAGCTGCA GTGGCTGATAGACTTTCGAGGGAAGGCAAAATTAATTCAGTATACTCTTCTGACCTTAAGCGGGCTTTTGAGACAGCACAAGCAATTGTGACTGCCTGTGGCGGTTTGGAG GGTGGTGGAGAAAGTATCGATCAACTCTACCAACGATGCACATCTTCGCTTCAAAATATTGCGAGGAAGCACAAAG GGGAACGAGTAGTGGTGGTCACTCACGGGGGAGTAATCCGATCACTTTACCAGCGGGCTTGCCCAAGCAGACGGTTTGGGAAGGTATTGAACACATCAGTCAATATATTCCACTTGTCTGATGGAGGCAACAAGTGGGTCTTGCGATCCTCAGGTGATGTCAGTCATCTCGACCGGGCAGGTTTTCTTGAGACGGGTTTCGGAGGGGATATAAAATCTGGTTGA